Part of the Sulfuriflexus mobilis genome is shown below.
GGTGCTGGACCTGGTCAGTATGTTTGCGCCGATCACAAAATATGCCTCGCGACTGCCGACGCCCGATATCATTCCCGAGGTGCTGCGCAAGGCCTTCAAACTGGCGCAGAGTGAAAAGACCGGTGCCTGCTTTGTCGAGTTTCCGGAAAATATTGCCAAGATGGAGACCGAGCATGAGGTCTTGCCGATCAAGGTGCCGAGTCGTTCCGAGCCCGCCGCTGATCGTGTGGCGTACGCCATTGAGCTGATTTCAAAGGCCAGACACCCGATGATCCTTGCCGGCAACGGCGTCGTCCGGGCAGGTGCCTGGCACGAACTGGCCGACTTTGCCGAACGGCTGAACATCCCGCTTGCCAATACCTTTATGGCCAAGGGCGTGATCCCCTTTGGCCACCCGATGGCCCTGGGCAGCGCCGGCCTGCAGTCGTATGACTACGTAAATTGTGGTTTTGATCGGGCAGACCTGATTATCTGCGTCGGTTATGACCTGGTCGAATACCACCCCTACTTATGGCACCCGACACGAGACCGCCAGATCATCCACATCGACACGACCTCTGCCGAGGTCGATGAGTCCTACCCAATTGAGTGTGGTGTGGTCGGGGATATCAAGCAAAGTCTCATACGGATTGCCGCAAAGGCCAAGCCGCATAAAGGCCACCTGATGCGACCCCTGCGTGAGGCGCTGATCAAGGAAATGAACCGTCATGCCGATGACACGGATTTTCCTATCAAGCCACAAAAGCTGATCTGGGAACTGCGTACCGCCATGGACATGAACGATATTGCCATTTGTGACGTCGGTGCACACAAGATGTGGATGGCACGCATGTTTCGTTGTGAGCACCCCAATACCTGTATTATTTCCAACGGTTTTGCCAGTATGGGCATCGCCGTACCGGGTGCGGTCGCCGCCAAGCTGAGTTTTCCTGAACGGGCGGTGGTAGCGGTGACCGGTGATGCCGGCTTCCTCATGAACTCACAGGAGATTGAAACCGCCATGCGCCTGCAGACGCCGATTGTGATCCTGATCTGGAATGATGGTGGCTATGGTCTAATCGAATGGAAGCAGATGGCCCAGTTTGGCCGCAAGTCACATGTTGACTTTACCAATCCGGACTTCGCCAAATACGCCGAGGCCTTTGGTGCCAAGGGTTACCGTGTGGAAAAAGCACAGGACTTGGCGGGTATATTAAAAACCGCACTGGCCGATAATACAGTAAGTATTATTGATTGCCCGGTCGACTACAGCGAGAACCTGAAGTTGACTGAGCAGCTGGGTGAGATGGTTTCACCCATATAATATATGCCAACAGAACATAAATTACGTCTGCTGAGTTACAACATCCAGGGAGGCATCGGTACAGCCGGTTACCATCACTATGTTACCCAGAGCTGGAAGCACATCCTGCCTCACCGGAGTAAACACAGAAACCTTGATCGGGTCGCTCAGATTGCCAGTGATTACGACATAGTGGCCTTGCAGGAAACCGATGCAGGCAGCATACGGAGTAATTTTATTAATCAGGCCGAGTATATTGCCGAGGAGGCAGGTTTCCCTTTCTGGCATGATCAGATCAACCGGAACATGGGAAAATTTGCCAAACACAGTAACAGCCTGCTGAGCAAGATGCGCCCCAGTGAAGTGGTAGACCACAAGTTACCGGGACTGATACCCGGGCGCGGTGCCTTGATGGTCCGGTTTGGAAACAAGAATGCTTCGCTGGTGATCTTTGTGGTGCACCTGGCACTGAGTCGTCGTACGCGCAAGAGCCAGCTGGCCTTTATCAGCGAGCAGGTTCAGGAACATAAACACGTAGTCATGATGGGTGACATGAATTGCGAAGTCGACAGCCATGAAATGAAGCTGTTATTCAGGCAGACACATTTAAAAGAACCTGAGTGCCGCCCACATACCTTCCCGAGCTGGCGACCACAGAGGCACATTGACCATATTCTGGTAAGTGATGAGGTGCATGTTCTGGATGTACAGGCACTGAACCAGGGTGTGTCGGATCATTTGCCGATGGTGATGGAAATTGGTCTACCAGATACGATTAAACTTGTTTGAGGATAAGTAATGGCGGATTGGAAAGAAAAATATTTTGCCAGCCTTGAAAATCTCGAGGAAAAGGAAAAAGGATGGCATGAGACCGATCAGTTATTAAGACGCTGCCTGTCACGTATTACACTGTCCGCGGATGGCCAGGATAAAAAACTCGACGACTTGCTTGAGCGGTTACGTAATTCTGTACGCAATGAAAAAAACCTGTCACGCATCCAGAATACCGTCGATGCCATCATCGAAACTGCAGCGGAGATTGCAGATAGCAAGCCTAAAAAAATTACTGTGCCACAGGTGTTGCTGGAAATACTGAAAAAGATTGAATTCCCCAAGAAATTTGCCAATGATGTAAAGCGAGTTCGCAAGAAAATTGAATATGCGAACGAGAATCGTGATCCCGCTGAGCTGATAGACAGCCTGGTAAGTCTGCTATCCGAAATAATTGAAGAGGCTGAAGATTCCGCAGGCGTGGAAAAAGAGAAAAAAGGTCTGTTTAGTGGTCTGTTTGGTAAAGGTGATAAAGCCCCTATAGAAGAGAAACAGCCGGATGTCGGCGTTGCTAAAAGTGAAGAAGTTAACAGCGAAGTTAACAGCGAAGTCAAACAAGCTAAGCAGGCAGATATAAAGCCGGGCACAAGCGATGTTGATGAAGCCTTAGTGCTGGTAAGGGATGTATTGACGGACTACCTGCGACAGATACAGGTGCTTGAACCTGATGCAGCCAGCATGGGTAAGGTGCGATTACGCGTACAGAGTATTAGTGCCCGGGGTGAGTTAAAGCAACTTGTTGCTGATATGGCGAAGATAATAAAGCCGGCCAACCCGGAACACGGGCAAGAGGATAGTGCAGGAAATTCAGAAGAAAAACATGGCTTCGAGATAAATGAGATCCTGATCCAGTTACTGGAAAGAATGGGCCTTCCAGTAGAACTGAATGAGCGCGTTGAAGCACTAAAGTTAAAATGGCAGGATGGTGTCAGCGAAGATCAAATTGTTGATGCGCTTGAAGATATTGCCGAACTGGTAATAGAAATACGTACCCGGATAGAGCGGGAAAAGAACGAGATTCAGTTATTTCTACAACAGGTTACCGATCGACTTCTTGAGTTAGACAAACATATTCAGGAAGATACTGCGCTGAGTGCAGGTATCTTTGAAGAAAACAAGAGCTTTGGTGAAGCCGTCGATGGTCAGGTAAAGAATATTCGTAGTGATGTACAGGATGCCACCGACCTTGCAAAACTGAAACTCAGTATTTATGAAAAACTCGAAATTATAAACGGACATGTTGAGGGTTTCAGAGGCAAGGAAGAGCAGCGTAAAGAGGCGATGCAGGCGCGTGTGGAGGCATTGACGAAGAAGGTCAGTGAACTTGAAGGTGAATCCAGCCAGCTACGAGAAAAGATCGTTGAAGAAAAGCAACAATCCATGCTCGATGCACTGACCCGGATACCCAACCGGCTGGCATGGAACGAAAGAATAACCTTGGAATACAATCGCTGGCGTCGCTACAAGTCACCCCTGGTGATTGCGGTGTGGGATGTAGATGACTTCAAGAAGATCAATGATACCTACGGCCACAAGGCTGGTGATAAGGTGCTAATGACCATTTCCAACGTATTCAAGGATCAGGTTCGTGAAACAGACTTCCTGGCCCGTTTTGGTGGCGAGGAATTCGTCGTGTTGCTGACGGAAACAAGCCTGAATGACTCCGTTGCGGTGATGGAAAAGTTACGCAAGGCCATTGAAGGCTGTCAGTTCCATCATGGTGAAAAGGCGGTAAAGATCACGGTGTCAGGCGGCTTCACCGAGTTCAAGGGTGATGATACGGAGGAATCGGCCTTTGAACGCGCCGATCAATTTATGTACCAGGCCAAGCGTAGCGGCAAAAATCGCTGCATCAGTGATAATGATAATTAAAAGGCTCGCCTGTTGAAGTTAATGGATTCTGCCTGGCTGGTGGTGAAGGGCTTTTGCATGGGTATGGCCGATCTGGTGCCCGGGGTCAGTGGCGGTACCATGGCCTTTATCCTTGGCATCTATGAACGTCTGCTGGCCGCTATCCGTTCATTCGATAAGGCCTGGCTACTGGCGGTACTCCGCCTCGATATGCTGACGGCCCTCAGGCGCCCGCACTTTCACTTTATCCTGCCCTTGCTGGCGGGGATAGCGGCCGCGCTGATCTTTTTTACCCAGGTGGTGCCCTTGCCGGTATTGCTGCGCGAATCACCCGAACTGGTGTATGGTCTGTTCTTTGGACTTATCCTCGGTTCCATAATTGTCCTAATGGGCGAACTCAAGGGCTTTGGTCCGGGCGATGCGATCACCTTATTGATCGGCACGGTAGTGGGACTGTTGGTGGTTAACATGGTGCCTGTCGAGACGCCGGATGCCGGCTGGTTTATTTTTCTTGCCGGCGCGATTGCGATCTGCGCCATGATTCTGCCGGGTATATCCGGCTCCTTCCTGTTGTTGCTCATGCACAAGTACAGCACCATCATCACGGCCATAGGCGAACTGAATGTCTCCATCCTGCTGCCGTTTGCACTCGGTTGTATTGCCGGCCTGGCCAGTTTCTCGCGCCTGTTGGGCTGGTTGCTGGGGCATTTTTACCAGCGGACCTTATTGGTCATAAAGGGGATTCTGCTTGCCTCGCTCTGGGTGATCTGGCCATTTCAGCTACGCGGTTATGAAATTGTTGCGGACAAGGAACGCCTGGTCAGCAGCCTGCCGCAGTGGCCAGGTCGCCTCGATGAGACGGTCATCGCTTCGTTGGGACTGATGCTTCTAGGTCTTTTCGTCGTATTAGGCATCCATGCCCTGAGCCGGCGTAAGTCTTGAAATAACATGTCTGCGAGAGCAGGCGAGTGTGTTGAATCACTTGGAGGAGGCTGGGTAACGTTCTCCTATCACATATATAGACGCTATTAGTGGTTTATTCCCGTTGCGTTACAGGTGTCACGCATACGCAACACATTTGTAATACGTCATATCTCTTTCCTAGCCATCCTCAAGTCAGCGATGATTCTTTCAGCAGTGTGCTTGTCAGGATGGCCAACAGCGATCACTGTTGTATCAACGATTAGTGCGGGAAAGGATTTCAGATTAAGTTGTTTGGCGAGGCCTTGTCCATTTTCATCTTCTAAAGAAATCACATCAAGTTCGATATGATATTTCAAACATTCCATGTTCCATATCTGCTGTGTATTTTCACAGGAAGAATAGGGGCCAGCGAGTATCAATACTAATTTCATATATTATAAATATCTTATATACCTTGTGCGCTATTTTGGATAAAAATGTTACTATAATTGCGGCACTGAAAATGATCCTTGATCAAGGTCAAGTCATTAATTACATAGAATGAATTTATGCAATACGACAAAACTATATTAGACGAGTTTCAACATATTCCTCTATTCGAAGCATTGGATGATTCGCAGCTTGAGGAAATACTTGCAACGACGCTGAAAATTTCCTTGCCTGCCAAGACAACTTTATTTGAAAGGGGCGCGCGGGCAGAACACTTTTATATGGTACATAGCGGGCAGATAAAGCTATTTTGTCTATCACCCCAAGGCGATGAAAAGGTAATGGAAATCCTGTACCCAAAACAAACTTTTGCAGAAGCGGTAATGTTTATGCCTGGGCATGTTTACCCCGTCAGTGCCGAGGCCATCGCAAATAGTGAAGTTTTCCGCTTTGATATGAGCTTGTTCCACAGAATACTAAAAGAGTCACAAGAAAGTTGTTTTCGGTTATTAGGTATTATGAGCATGCACTTACATGCAAAGATTAGTGATATCAATAATCTCACCTTACATAATGCGACATATCGCTTGATTGTCTATTTATTGGGGCAATTGCCGGCCGATGCGGCAACATTATCCGATATTCATTTAAGTACCCCTAAAAACATTATTGCTTCACGGCTATCAATTAAGCCAGAGACTTTTTCCCGCATCCTGCTGCAATTAAGCAAGCAGAACCTGATAAAAACCCACGATAATGATATTACCTTACTGGATGTTGACGGCCTGCGAGCCTTGTTATAGCTGAATCCTTATATATCCGCCCCTGCAAGCCCAGAATTTAGCCATTTATCTGCATCCTCTCAGGTTTGGGTAAGGTACTTGATATAGATCAAGGCTGTTACCTTGCTACTATGAGTAAATCAGGCTATTAGATTTGGCTATAAACTTTACGTATATAGAGTCAGGGGATAAGGGAGTCAGTCATGAGTGAAAAATTCACAAAATCCATGGCCCGAAACATCTTTTATGGTGGGACGGTCTTTTTTTTCCTGTTCTTCGTGGCGTTAACCTTTGATACGACGGGCGTACTGCCGGAGCGTGATCACAGAGAAAACATCACAGAACAGGTGGTCTTGGGCAAGAAGGTCTGGGAAGTAAATAATTGTATTGGTTGCCACACCTTACTGGGTGAGGGTGCGTATTTTGCGCCGGAACTGGGTAATGTCTACCAACGCTTTGGTAACAGTAAAGAGGCCATTATTGGCTTTATCAAGAGTCGACCAGTTAATGGCATTAAAGGACGTCGCAGTATGCCTCAATTCAACCTGAGTGACGAAGAACTGGAAGCAGTGGCAGAATTCCTGAAATGGACCTCGGAAGTTAATACGGCTAATTGGCCACCAAATATCCAGGGTTAAGGGGGATAATAGAATGCAATATCAATCACAAGCTGTTTCCAAACCGTACTTTATTGCGGCCATTGGTTTGTTTGTCGGACAAATTTTGTTCGGTGTCATACTGGGGATGCAATATGTCATTGGGGATTTTCTATTTCCTGAAATTCCCTTTAACGTCGCCCGCATGGTGCATACCAACCTTTTAATTGTCTGGTTGTTATTTGGTTTTATGGGTGCCACCTATTTTATGGTGCCGGAAGAGGCTGAAACAGAGCTATATAGCCCCAAGCTGGCGATAGGGCTGTTCTGGATATTCCTGATTGCCGGGGCATTAACCATTGTAGGTTATCTGGCGGTGCCTTATGCAACACTCGCCAAGATAACCGGTAATGACTTATTGCCAACCATGGGCCGTGAGTTCCTTGAACAACCCACGATTACCAAGATTGGTATTGTCATCGTCGCCTTGGGATTTCTGTTTAATATCAGCATGACGGTGCTTAAAGGCCGTAAAACCGCTATCAGCATGGTGCTGTTACTGGGTTTATGGGGGCTGGCAGTGTTCTTCC
Proteins encoded:
- a CDS encoding acetolactate synthase large subunit, whose amino-acid sequence is MKAAVLFVKCLEHEGVEYIFGIPGEENLDLMDALLDSNIRFITTRHEQGAAFMADVYGRLSGRAGVCLATLGPGATNLVTGVADANMDHAPVVAIAGQAGTDRMHKESHQVLDLVSMFAPITKYASRLPTPDIIPEVLRKAFKLAQSEKTGACFVEFPENIAKMETEHEVLPIKVPSRSEPAADRVAYAIELISKARHPMILAGNGVVRAGAWHELADFAERLNIPLANTFMAKGVIPFGHPMALGSAGLQSYDYVNCGFDRADLIICVGYDLVEYHPYLWHPTRDRQIIHIDTTSAEVDESYPIECGVVGDIKQSLIRIAAKAKPHKGHLMRPLREALIKEMNRHADDTDFPIKPQKLIWELRTAMDMNDIAICDVGAHKMWMARMFRCEHPNTCIISNGFASMGIAVPGAVAAKLSFPERAVVAVTGDAGFLMNSQEIETAMRLQTPIVILIWNDGGYGLIEWKQMAQFGRKSHVDFTNPDFAKYAEAFGAKGYRVEKAQDLAGILKTALADNTVSIIDCPVDYSENLKLTEQLGEMVSPI
- a CDS encoding endonuclease/exonuclease/phosphatase family protein, which codes for MPTEHKLRLLSYNIQGGIGTAGYHHYVTQSWKHILPHRSKHRNLDRVAQIASDYDIVALQETDAGSIRSNFINQAEYIAEEAGFPFWHDQINRNMGKFAKHSNSLLSKMRPSEVVDHKLPGLIPGRGALMVRFGNKNASLVIFVVHLALSRRTRKSQLAFISEQVQEHKHVVMMGDMNCEVDSHEMKLLFRQTHLKEPECRPHTFPSWRPQRHIDHILVSDEVHVLDVQALNQGVSDHLPMVMEIGLPDTIKLV
- a CDS encoding sensor domain-containing diguanylate cyclase translates to MADWKEKYFASLENLEEKEKGWHETDQLLRRCLSRITLSADGQDKKLDDLLERLRNSVRNEKNLSRIQNTVDAIIETAAEIADSKPKKITVPQVLLEILKKIEFPKKFANDVKRVRKKIEYANENRDPAELIDSLVSLLSEIIEEAEDSAGVEKEKKGLFSGLFGKGDKAPIEEKQPDVGVAKSEEVNSEVNSEVKQAKQADIKPGTSDVDEALVLVRDVLTDYLRQIQVLEPDAASMGKVRLRVQSISARGELKQLVADMAKIIKPANPEHGQEDSAGNSEEKHGFEINEILIQLLERMGLPVELNERVEALKLKWQDGVSEDQIVDALEDIAELVIEIRTRIEREKNEIQLFLQQVTDRLLELDKHIQEDTALSAGIFEENKSFGEAVDGQVKNIRSDVQDATDLAKLKLSIYEKLEIINGHVEGFRGKEEQRKEAMQARVEALTKKVSELEGESSQLREKIVEEKQQSMLDALTRIPNRLAWNERITLEYNRWRRYKSPLVIAVWDVDDFKKINDTYGHKAGDKVLMTISNVFKDQVRETDFLARFGGEEFVVLLTETSLNDSVAVMEKLRKAIEGCQFHHGEKAVKITVSGGFTEFKGDDTEESAFERADQFMYQAKRSGKNRCISDNDN
- a CDS encoding DUF368 domain-containing protein, with amino-acid sequence MDSAWLVVKGFCMGMADLVPGVSGGTMAFILGIYERLLAAIRSFDKAWLLAVLRLDMLTALRRPHFHFILPLLAGIAAALIFFTQVVPLPVLLRESPELVYGLFFGLILGSIIVLMGELKGFGPGDAITLLIGTVVGLLVVNMVPVETPDAGWFIFLAGAIAICAMILPGISGSFLLLLMHKYSTIITAIGELNVSILLPFALGCIAGLASFSRLLGWLLGHFYQRTLLVIKGILLASLWVIWPFQLRGYEIVADKERLVSSLPQWPGRLDETVIASLGLMLLGLFVVLGIHALSRRKS
- a CDS encoding Crp/Fnr family transcriptional regulator — protein: MQYDKTILDEFQHIPLFEALDDSQLEEILATTLKISLPAKTTLFERGARAEHFYMVHSGQIKLFCLSPQGDEKVMEILYPKQTFAEAVMFMPGHVYPVSAEAIANSEVFRFDMSLFHRILKESQESCFRLLGIMSMHLHAKISDINNLTLHNATYRLIVYLLGQLPADAATLSDIHLSTPKNIIASRLSIKPETFSRILLQLSKQNLIKTHDNDITLLDVDGLRALL
- a CDS encoding c-type cytochrome — encoded protein: MSEKFTKSMARNIFYGGTVFFFLFFVALTFDTTGVLPERDHRENITEQVVLGKKVWEVNNCIGCHTLLGEGAYFAPELGNVYQRFGNSKEAIIGFIKSRPVNGIKGRRSMPQFNLSDEELEAVAEFLKWTSEVNTANWPPNIQG